A genome region from Cystobacter fuscus DSM 2262 includes the following:
- a CDS encoding nuclear transport factor 2 family protein, translated as MATSFKTTLFSFLAALTLSAPALAAAPSTQEVWQHHIKAWADQDVAAITSDYTDSSILILNNQVIRGKAGIAQAFRQLFQIFSTGQNQLDQPTINGRIIYLTWRYTPKNENAFFGSDTFVVENGKIQIQTIASELYFSHPVKP; from the coding sequence ATGGCCACGTCCTTCAAAACCACTCTTTTCAGCTTCCTCGCCGCATTGACCCTGAGTGCTCCGGCTCTGGCCGCCGCCCCGAGCACCCAAGAAGTCTGGCAACACCATATCAAGGCCTGGGCTGACCAGGACGTCGCCGCCATCACGTCGGACTACACCGACAGCTCCATCCTGATTCTCAACAATCAGGTCATCCGCGGCAAAGCAGGCATCGCTCAGGCATTCCGTCAGTTGTTCCAGATCTTCAGCACCGGCCAGAACCAGTTGGATCAACCCACCATCAATGGCCGCATCATCTACCTCACCTGGCGCTATACGCCGAAGAATGAAAACGCGTTCTTCGGCAGCGACACCTTCGTGGTCGAAAATGGCAAGATCCAGATTCAGACCATCGCCTCGGAACTGTATTTCAGCCACCCCGTCAAGCCTTGA
- a CDS encoding CinA family protein: protein MMSESPDVLAVEVSRRCREKGVRLVLVEACTGGLVCARLTEVPGASSVVERGFIPYSNESKVEQLGVPLELLQVHGSVSAEAVEALAHAALEHSRADWAVAETGIAGPTGGTPLKPVGLAFLAVVRRGERAAVERHVFTGDRSDVRRAIADRAMALLLARLESES, encoded by the coding sequence ATGATGAGCGAGTCACCGGACGTGTTGGCGGTGGAGGTGTCGCGGCGCTGCCGTGAGAAGGGCGTGCGCCTGGTGTTGGTGGAGGCGTGTACGGGCGGCCTCGTGTGTGCACGGCTGACGGAGGTGCCGGGCGCGTCGTCGGTGGTGGAGCGCGGGTTCATTCCATACTCGAACGAATCCAAGGTGGAGCAGTTGGGTGTGCCGCTGGAGTTGCTCCAGGTGCATGGCTCGGTGAGTGCGGAGGCGGTGGAGGCGCTGGCTCACGCCGCGCTGGAGCATTCTCGCGCGGACTGGGCGGTGGCGGAGACGGGCATCGCGGGGCCGACGGGAGGCACGCCGCTCAAGCCGGTGGGGCTGGCGTTCCTCGCGGTGGTGCGCCGGGGAGAGCGGGCCGCGGTGGAGCGTCACGTCTTCACGGGAGACCGGAGCGACGTGCGCCGTGCCATCGCGGACCGCGCCATGGCTCTGCTGCTCGCGCGGCTGGAGTCCGAATCGTGA
- a CDS encoding trifunctional serine/threonine-protein kinase/ATP-binding protein/sensor histidine kinase — MNSIPGYAVRETLFTSSKSLIYRATRTADARPVILKVLNAEFPSIEQVARLHREYRLTRELAMEGIIEVLALERFGTSVAIILEDFGAESLARLLTGRPVELPRFLDLALRLAEILGRVHRRDVIHKDINPSNIVWNPSTDVLKLIDFGIATELSHETPAVFGSKGLEGSLPYVSPEATGRMNRSIDYRTDFYSLGVSFYELLTGQLPFTSADPMELVHCHIARVPVPPCELVPGIPAVVSDIVLRLMSKRAEDRYQSAFALVSDLRRCLDELRATGTIPSFELGRGDVSERLRLPQKLYGRQREAEALLAIFERVATGRAELVLVAGYSGIGKSALVHEVHRPIVRRRGYFISGKFDQLSRNIPYASLIQAIQELVRQLLSEPAERLAHWREKLLAALGLNTSVIIDVISEVELIVGPQPRAPELPPLEAQKRFKRVFERFFRTFAGPEHPLVVFLDDLQWADLPSLTLIEQLLTDSDMKHLLLMGAYRDNEIDAAHPLLAILAGLGRAGATMSTISLGPLEREHCIEFLADTLNRAPVDVEPLADICLRKTAGNPFFMGQFLLSLYNEGMIRFDVQAGIWTWDMDRISHTPMTDNVVALMESKIQKLPEDTQRVLKLAACMGNTFELKTLALVEERAPQLLADSLWPALREGLLQPLGDAYKFIEAHSAAADFVTEHGNTGARAGGWTRVAYRFLHDRVQDAARALLPDEERCSVHLRIGRLMRSALPPAEQDEALFTIVGHLNLGSELISQQQERDELAALNLSAGRKGQSSAAHAVALGCFEAGLALLGDERWTRRYELALQLHTQAAEASFLSRDFQRMEHHANEVLAHARGLLDPCKVYEVRSHALIIQNRLEDAVHTLRHGLALLGIEFPARPTPEDVGAALAEARAALGDRPIAELIELPPMKDPVMLAVMRLLSILSALAYVAAPPLFPLIVLRQTVLAAKYGNTGSMAYGYAMYGIILIGAVGDIDSAYALAALALRVLERYEAREYTVRALFMWNMISGQWKAHLRESLRGLEEVHRSGLEEGDPTFAGWGTNWLVIHSFFLGQELSGLDQRASAWVQALVQSKQETTWHYTQIVHQAVQNLRGLSEEPCRLVGAVYDEEKMLPIHLAANDALGVASLFLYKLQLCVLFGRHAEALDHAAVVDRHVGAVTGTLHLPLFIFFDVLARLSLYASMSTEERERMLRRVDEGIAKMHHWAGHAPANHGAKHALLLAERHRVFGATEQARVEYYRAIALAREHEFRNDEALATERFALFLRERGEQDVSWLFMTRARHLYHHWGAEAKVRELERTFPELRAMASRGGEALRSPISTERTTTEDSRSSQALDLVSVLKASQAISGEVVLTELLEKLVRIVVENAGARWGLLMLQGERPLVALARSSPGAEVGTVSLHETIEQVPVEFSHAIVRYVERMQEVVVLGDASKEGAFQSEAYVLARQPKSVLCMPILHQKKRVGILYLENELLANAFTPERCEVLELLAAQAAISLENAKLYDTLDARVKERTRELSDALQRLRETQKQLVLQEKLAALGSLTSGIAHEIKNPLNFVNNFAESTMTLVSELQEEIHLQRARPTTEGAEAVEQLLGELSTAAKKISEHSGRADRIIRAMLEHARSGTGVARKVDINALVQEHVNLAMVGHGARKGALVLAATLLADYDKALGSEVVTPEEIGRVMLNLLNNSLYALELKKRRLGEGFTPVLEVKTRNLEDRFELRIRDNGEGIQAAHQDKIFTPFFTTKPPGEGTGLGLSISHDIVVQGHGGSLVFTSEVGESTEFVVTLPKRAS, encoded by the coding sequence ATGAATTCAATCCCGGGATACGCAGTCAGGGAAACGCTGTTCACCAGCTCGAAATCGCTCATCTACCGGGCGACCCGAACCGCCGACGCGCGGCCCGTGATCCTGAAGGTCCTGAACGCGGAGTTTCCCAGCATCGAGCAGGTTGCCCGGCTTCACCGCGAATACCGGCTGACGCGCGAACTCGCGATGGAGGGCATCATCGAGGTTCTCGCCCTGGAGCGGTTCGGCACGAGTGTGGCGATCATTCTCGAGGACTTCGGCGCGGAGTCCCTGGCTCGCCTCCTGACGGGCCGTCCGGTGGAACTCCCGCGATTCCTGGACCTGGCGCTTCGGCTCGCGGAGATCCTGGGACGCGTCCATCGGCGTGACGTGATCCACAAGGACATCAACCCTTCCAACATCGTCTGGAACCCGAGCACCGATGTGCTCAAGCTCATCGACTTCGGCATCGCGACGGAGCTGTCTCACGAGACTCCGGCTGTCTTCGGCTCGAAGGGACTCGAGGGGTCGCTCCCCTACGTGTCGCCCGAAGCGACGGGCCGCATGAACCGGTCCATCGATTACCGCACCGACTTCTACTCGCTCGGGGTGTCATTCTATGAGCTCCTCACCGGGCAGCTTCCCTTCACGTCGGCCGATCCCATGGAACTCGTGCACTGTCACATCGCGCGTGTGCCGGTGCCCCCGTGCGAACTCGTGCCAGGAATTCCGGCCGTTGTTTCCGACATCGTGCTCCGCCTGATGTCGAAACGGGCAGAGGACCGCTACCAGAGCGCCTTCGCGCTCGTGAGCGACCTCCGGCGATGTCTCGATGAACTGCGCGCGACGGGCACCATCCCCTCCTTCGAACTCGGACGCGGAGATGTCTCCGAGCGTCTGCGGCTTCCGCAGAAACTCTACGGGCGCCAGCGGGAGGCAGAGGCGCTCCTCGCTATCTTCGAGCGCGTGGCCACGGGCAGGGCGGAACTCGTCCTCGTGGCCGGCTACTCGGGCATCGGGAAGAGCGCGCTTGTCCACGAAGTGCACAGGCCGATCGTCAGACGTCGCGGATACTTCATCTCCGGCAAGTTCGATCAGCTCAGCCGGAACATCCCCTATGCCTCCCTCATCCAGGCCATCCAGGAGCTCGTCAGGCAGCTCCTCTCCGAGCCCGCGGAGCGGCTCGCGCACTGGCGGGAGAAGCTCCTGGCCGCGCTGGGCCTGAATACCTCGGTGATTATCGATGTGATCTCCGAGGTGGAACTCATCGTCGGGCCGCAGCCGAGGGCTCCCGAGTTGCCACCCCTCGAAGCGCAGAAACGTTTCAAGCGTGTATTTGAAAGGTTTTTCCGTACCTTCGCGGGGCCGGAGCACCCGCTCGTGGTGTTCCTCGATGATCTCCAGTGGGCCGATCTGCCGTCGCTTACCCTGATCGAGCAGCTCCTGACCGACTCGGACATGAAGCACCTGCTCCTGATGGGTGCCTATCGCGACAACGAAATCGACGCGGCGCATCCGCTCCTCGCGATCCTCGCCGGACTTGGCCGTGCCGGCGCGACCATGAGCACCATCTCCCTGGGTCCGCTCGAACGAGAGCACTGCATCGAGTTCCTGGCCGACACGCTGAACCGCGCTCCCGTGGACGTCGAGCCGCTCGCGGACATCTGCCTGCGCAAGACGGCTGGCAACCCCTTCTTCATGGGTCAGTTCCTGCTCTCCCTCTACAACGAGGGGATGATCCGCTTCGACGTCCAGGCGGGTATCTGGACGTGGGACATGGATCGGATCTCCCACACGCCGATGACCGACAACGTCGTCGCGCTGATGGAGTCGAAGATCCAGAAGCTTCCGGAGGATACTCAGCGCGTCCTCAAGCTGGCGGCTTGTATGGGTAATACCTTCGAGCTGAAGACCCTCGCCCTCGTGGAGGAGAGAGCCCCCCAGCTGTTGGCGGACTCGCTCTGGCCAGCGCTGCGCGAGGGGCTCCTCCAGCCGCTGGGCGACGCCTACAAGTTCATCGAGGCGCACTCCGCCGCCGCGGACTTCGTCACCGAGCACGGGAACACGGGCGCTCGGGCCGGCGGGTGGACCAGGGTCGCCTACCGGTTCCTGCACGATCGTGTGCAGGACGCGGCCCGAGCGCTGCTCCCCGATGAGGAGCGGTGCTCGGTCCATCTGCGGATTGGCCGCCTGATGCGCTCGGCGCTCCCCCCCGCGGAGCAGGACGAGGCCCTCTTCACCATCGTGGGCCACCTCAACCTCGGCTCGGAGCTGATCAGCCAGCAGCAGGAGCGGGACGAGCTCGCGGCGCTCAACCTCTCCGCGGGACGTAAGGGGCAGTCCTCGGCCGCGCATGCCGTCGCGCTGGGCTGCTTCGAAGCGGGGCTCGCGCTCCTTGGGGATGAACGTTGGACGCGCCGCTACGAGCTCGCACTCCAACTCCACACCCAGGCCGCGGAAGCGAGCTTCTTGAGCCGGGACTTCCAGCGGATGGAGCACCATGCCAACGAGGTGCTCGCGCACGCCCGTGGACTGCTCGACCCGTGCAAGGTCTATGAGGTGAGGAGTCATGCCCTCATCATCCAGAACCGGCTCGAGGACGCGGTCCATACCCTCCGCCACGGCCTGGCGCTGCTCGGTATCGAATTTCCGGCACGGCCGACTCCAGAGGATGTGGGCGCCGCGCTCGCGGAGGCCAGGGCCGCCCTCGGGGACCGTCCCATCGCGGAGCTCATCGAGCTGCCTCCGATGAAGGACCCCGTGATGCTGGCGGTGATGCGGCTGCTGTCGATCCTCTCCGCGCTCGCGTACGTCGCCGCACCGCCGCTCTTTCCGCTCATCGTGCTCCGCCAGACCGTGCTCGCGGCGAAGTACGGTAACACCGGGTCGATGGCGTACGGCTATGCCATGTATGGCATCATCCTCATCGGGGCCGTGGGGGACATCGACTCCGCCTACGCGCTCGCGGCGCTGGCCCTGCGCGTCCTCGAGCGCTACGAGGCTCGCGAGTACACGGTGCGCGCGCTGTTCATGTGGAACATGATCAGCGGCCAGTGGAAGGCGCACCTCCGCGAGAGCCTCCGTGGCCTCGAGGAGGTCCACCGGTCGGGGCTGGAGGAGGGCGATCCCACGTTCGCCGGCTGGGGGACGAACTGGCTTGTCATCCATTCCTTCTTCCTGGGACAGGAACTCTCCGGACTCGACCAGCGCGCGAGTGCCTGGGTCCAGGCGCTCGTCCAAAGCAAACAGGAGACCACCTGGCATTACACGCAGATCGTGCACCAGGCGGTGCAGAATCTGAGGGGGCTCTCCGAGGAGCCGTGCCGCCTGGTGGGGGCCGTGTACGACGAAGAGAAGATGCTGCCGATCCATCTCGCGGCGAACGATGCGTTGGGCGTGGCCTCGCTCTTTCTCTACAAGCTCCAGCTCTGTGTCTTGTTCGGGCGTCATGCCGAGGCGCTCGACCACGCCGCGGTCGTCGATCGCCATGTGGGAGCCGTGACGGGCACCCTCCATCTGCCGCTCTTCATCTTCTTCGATGTGCTCGCGCGCCTGTCGCTCTACGCCAGCATGAGTACCGAGGAGCGTGAGCGCATGCTGAGGCGCGTGGATGAGGGCATTGCGAAGATGCATCACTGGGCCGGGCATGCACCGGCGAATCATGGGGCGAAGCATGCGCTGCTCCTGGCGGAGCGTCACCGGGTGTTCGGCGCAACGGAACAGGCTCGGGTGGAGTACTACCGGGCCATTGCCCTGGCCCGAGAACACGAGTTCCGCAACGATGAGGCCCTAGCGACGGAGCGCTTCGCCTTGTTCCTGCGCGAGCGCGGGGAGCAGGATGTCTCGTGGCTCTTCATGACCCGGGCGCGTCACCTCTACCACCACTGGGGGGCCGAGGCGAAGGTGCGGGAGCTCGAGCGCACCTTCCCGGAGCTGCGCGCGATGGCCTCCCGTGGGGGAGAGGCGCTCCGCTCGCCCATCTCCACGGAGCGCACGACCACCGAGGATTCCCGCTCCTCGCAGGCGCTCGATCTGGTGAGCGTGCTCAAGGCCTCGCAGGCCATTTCGGGTGAGGTGGTGCTCACCGAACTCCTCGAGAAGCTGGTGCGGATCGTCGTCGAGAACGCCGGGGCTCGCTGGGGCCTGCTCATGCTCCAGGGGGAGCGGCCACTCGTCGCGCTCGCGCGGAGTTCACCCGGGGCCGAGGTGGGCACCGTCTCGCTTCACGAGACCATCGAGCAGGTCCCGGTCGAGTTTTCGCACGCGATCGTCCGCTACGTGGAGCGGATGCAAGAGGTGGTGGTGCTCGGCGATGCGTCCAAGGAGGGGGCCTTCCAGTCGGAGGCCTATGTGTTGGCACGCCAGCCGAAGTCGGTGCTGTGCATGCCCATCCTCCACCAGAAGAAGCGCGTGGGTATTCTCTACCTGGAGAACGAGTTGCTGGCGAACGCCTTCACACCCGAGCGTTGCGAAGTGCTCGAGCTCCTCGCCGCGCAGGCCGCCATCTCGCTGGAGAACGCCAAGCTCTACGACACGCTCGATGCACGGGTGAAGGAACGGACGCGGGAACTCTCCGATGCACTCCAACGCCTGCGGGAGACCCAGAAACAGCTCGTCCTCCAGGAGAAGCTCGCGGCACTCGGCAGCCTGACTTCGGGGATCGCACACGAAATCAAGAACCCGCTCAACTTCGTGAACAACTTCGCTGAGTCCACGATGACACTGGTGTCCGAACTCCAAGAGGAAATCCATCTCCAACGGGCCAGGCCAACGACGGAAGGGGCCGAGGCGGTGGAGCAACTCCTCGGTGAGTTGTCGACGGCCGCGAAGAAGATTTCCGAGCACAGCGGGCGTGCGGACCGGATCATCCGTGCGATGCTCGAGCATGCGCGGAGCGGTACCGGGGTGGCGCGGAAGGTGGACATCAACGCGCTGGTCCAGGAGCACGTGAATCTCGCGATGGTCGGCCATGGTGCGCGCAAGGGGGCCCTCGTGCTCGCGGCCACGCTTCTCGCGGACTACGACAAGGCGCTCGGGAGCGAGGTCGTCACTCCAGAGGAGATCGGACGTGTCATGCTGAACCTCCTCAACAACTCCCTCTACGCACTCGAGCTCAAGAAGAGGAGGCTGGGAGAGGGGTTCACCCCGGTTCTCGAGGTGAAGACCCGGAACCTGGAGGATCGATTCGAGCTGCGCATCCGGGACAATGGAGAAGGAATCCAGGCGGCGCATCAGGACAAGATCTTCACCCCCTTCTTCACCACCAAGCCCCCAGGGGAGGGAACCGGACTCGGCTTGTCGATCAGTCACGACATCGTCGTGCAGGGCCACGGTGGTTCCCTGGTCTTCACGTCCGAGGTGGGCGAATCGACGGAATTCGTGGTGACACTGCCGAAGCGCGCGAGCTGA
- a CDS encoding flavodoxin family protein, whose product MSDTSETVRVVVVYHSGRGGHTTKVAEAVAAGAAKEPNTEVQLLWAEDAPKHWDVLDSADAIIMGAPTYMGSLSAQFKGFMDATSHLQYAQKRWANKVAAGFTNGGSRGGDKQNSLIQLMTFAAQHHMHWVNLGLPYGNNRSFTNEDVLNRDAYTLGVAAQSNLDQSSDVAPPPADLRTAEFLGQRVTNVARELKVGRAVLAQRK is encoded by the coding sequence ATGTCCGATACATCCGAGACTGTTCGAGTGGTGGTCGTCTATCACAGCGGTCGTGGTGGCCACACGACGAAGGTCGCCGAGGCGGTCGCGGCCGGTGCCGCGAAGGAGCCCAACACGGAGGTCCAGCTCCTCTGGGCCGAGGATGCGCCGAAGCACTGGGACGTGCTGGATTCCGCCGATGCCATCATCATGGGCGCGCCCACGTACATGGGCAGCCTGTCGGCGCAGTTCAAGGGCTTCATGGATGCGACCTCCCACCTGCAGTACGCGCAGAAGCGCTGGGCCAACAAGGTAGCCGCGGGCTTCACCAATGGCGGCTCCCGGGGTGGCGACAAGCAGAACTCCCTGATTCAACTCATGACGTTCGCGGCGCAGCACCACATGCACTGGGTGAACCTGGGCCTGCCGTACGGCAACAACCGTTCCTTCACCAACGAGGACGTGCTCAACCGGGATGCGTACACTCTGGGCGTGGCGGCCCAATCCAACCTCGATCAATCCTCGGACGTCGCGCCACCGCCCGCCGACTTGAGGACCGCCGAGTTCCTCGGGCAGCGCGTGACGAACGTCGCCAGGGAGCTGAAGGTCGGACGGGCCGTCCTCGCCCAACGAAAGTGA
- a CDS encoding TROVE domain-containing protein yields MANLSLFQTPRGPAMPRPDALNEEGAPAFAFTPRHALAQYAATGCLNGTFYAAAEVQLDQLLALSGQVEPEFVARTALYCRHRGYMKDTPALLCAVLSVLGPELLPRVFPRVIDNGRMLRTFVQIMRSGLVARRSLGSLPKRLVREWLEARDENTLFRDSVGQSPSLADIIRMVHPKPKTAQREAFYGYLLGRPHAREALPALVAHYEDFKARPTSREVPEVPFQLLTSLPLKTEAWVRIAQGASWQMTRMNLNTFARHGVFKQQGMEKMIARRLADPAEVRRARVFPYQLLATWRAVGRAVPARVRDAVEEAMEVAIENVPRVEGRAYVCVDVSGSMQSPVTGHREGATTAVRCVDVAALMAAAMLRRNPGTQVVPFEHDVVPLALQARDSVMTNAQRLAAVGGGGTNCSAPLAWLNARQAKGELVVFVSDNESWVDARAGVGTETLRQWELFRRRNPNARLVCIDLQPYRTTQAPEREDIINVGGFSDVVFELMSDFTRNGLDARRWVKSIESTEL; encoded by the coding sequence ATGGCGAACCTGTCCCTCTTCCAGACCCCTCGTGGCCCGGCGATGCCCCGGCCCGATGCCCTCAACGAGGAGGGCGCTCCCGCCTTTGCCTTCACGCCCCGGCACGCGCTGGCCCAGTACGCGGCCACCGGCTGCCTCAACGGCACCTTCTACGCCGCGGCCGAGGTTCAGCTCGACCAGTTGCTCGCGCTGAGCGGCCAGGTGGAGCCGGAGTTCGTGGCGCGCACGGCCCTCTACTGCCGCCACCGTGGGTACATGAAGGACACCCCGGCGCTGCTGTGCGCGGTGCTCTCGGTGCTCGGGCCCGAGCTGCTGCCCCGCGTCTTCCCGCGCGTCATCGACAACGGCCGCATGCTACGCACCTTCGTGCAGATCATGCGCTCGGGGCTCGTGGCCCGCCGCTCGCTGGGTAGCCTTCCCAAGCGCCTGGTGCGCGAGTGGCTGGAGGCCCGCGACGAGAACACGCTCTTTCGTGACTCGGTGGGTCAGTCCCCCTCGCTGGCGGACATCATCCGCATGGTGCACCCCAAGCCGAAGACGGCCCAGCGCGAGGCCTTCTATGGCTATCTGCTGGGCCGGCCCCACGCGCGCGAGGCGCTGCCGGCGCTGGTGGCCCACTACGAGGACTTCAAGGCCCGCCCCACCTCGCGCGAGGTGCCGGAGGTGCCCTTTCAACTGCTCACCTCCCTGCCCCTGAAGACGGAGGCGTGGGTGCGCATCGCCCAGGGGGCCTCCTGGCAGATGACGCGGATGAACCTCAACACCTTCGCCCGGCATGGTGTCTTCAAGCAGCAGGGCATGGAGAAGATGATCGCCCGGCGACTGGCGGATCCGGCGGAGGTGCGGCGGGCGCGGGTGTTCCCCTACCAGCTCCTGGCGACGTGGCGCGCGGTGGGGCGCGCGGTGCCTGCCCGGGTGCGCGATGCCGTGGAGGAGGCCATGGAGGTGGCCATCGAGAACGTGCCGCGCGTGGAGGGCCGGGCCTATGTCTGCGTGGACGTCTCGGGCTCCATGCAGTCGCCGGTGACGGGTCATCGCGAGGGGGCGACGACGGCGGTGCGCTGCGTGGACGTGGCCGCGCTGATGGCGGCGGCCATGCTGCGCCGCAACCCGGGCACGCAGGTGGTGCCCTTCGAGCATGACGTGGTGCCGCTGGCCCTCCAGGCGCGTGACAGCGTCATGACCAACGCCCAACGGCTGGCGGCGGTGGGCGGTGGCGGGACGAATTGCAGCGCACCGCTGGCGTGGCTGAACGCGCGTCAGGCGAAGGGGGAGCTGGTCGTCTTCGTGTCGGACAACGAGTCCTGGGTGGACGCGCGGGCGGGAGTGGGGACGGAGACGCTGCGACAGTGGGAGCTCTTCCGGCGCCGCAACCCGAACGCGCGGTTGGTGTGCATTGATCTCCAGCCGTACCGGACGACCCAGGCTCCGGAGCGCGAGGACATCATCAACGTGGGAGGTTTTTCGGATGTGGTGTTCGAACTGATGTCGGACTTCACCCGGAACGGGTTGGATGCCCGCCGGTGGGTGAAGTCCATCGAGAGCACCGAGCTTTGA
- a CDS encoding TetR/AcrR family transcriptional regulator, translated as MSRPKGFNREGVLRKAIGVFWKKGYADTSLQDLERATGVNKSGLYSEFRGKDDLYTESLKFYLEQAHTEELLSAQPLGLDNVERFLALGLRCAYGSPGCLLVNSLREVAVLPPTVETLIRENRRHLHSALARNLEAARPSGDAQELADLVLTFFSGLTLEQNLDTDEKETQRKIASFMRLLRGQLGTTVDPLETKKPSGRGH; from the coding sequence ATGTCTCGACCCAAGGGGTTCAACCGGGAAGGCGTCCTGCGAAAAGCCATTGGCGTGTTCTGGAAGAAGGGCTACGCCGACACGAGCCTTCAGGACCTCGAGCGCGCCACGGGCGTCAACAAGTCGGGGCTCTACTCCGAGTTCCGGGGCAAGGACGACCTGTACACCGAGAGCTTGAAGTTCTACCTCGAGCAGGCCCACACGGAGGAGCTCCTCTCCGCCCAACCCCTGGGCCTGGACAACGTCGAACGCTTCCTCGCCCTCGGGTTGCGCTGCGCTTACGGTTCGCCAGGCTGCCTGTTGGTCAACTCGCTGCGCGAGGTGGCGGTGCTGCCTCCCACTGTCGAGACACTGATTCGCGAGAATCGGCGCCACCTCCACTCGGCCCTGGCGCGCAACCTCGAGGCCGCGCGGCCCTCGGGCGATGCCCAGGAGCTGGCCGACCTGGTGCTGACGTTCTTCTCGGGCCTCACCCTCGAGCAGAACCTGGACACGGACGAAAAAGAGACCCAGCGGAAGATCGCGAGCTTCATGCGCCTGCTTCGCGGCCAGTTGGGGACCACCGTCGATCCCCTGGAGACGAAAAAGCCCTCGGGGCGCGGGCACTGA